One segment of Rosa chinensis cultivar Old Blush chromosome 6, RchiOBHm-V2, whole genome shotgun sequence DNA contains the following:
- the LOC112171305 gene encoding protein FAR1-RELATED SEQUENCE 5: MDHKSPVPSTPDVEATDSCDCQISSKLEFGSGIELNCSVEVENNEVGGSEEKSEEATKPIETTDSIHSRMRQELIPAVGMEFETEHDADAFYNQYAYRFGFSTRLSKAHKSSSGLLRDRLFVCSAEGKRGRDKRNPYVKSHRAETRFGCRAKMKIRYDLLSRKYSVVEFVADHTHVTTTPSKTHLFRSHRKISLAQIVQADMAYDSGINPKETLELLSRQAGGREHLGFIPEDYKNYLRSKRTREMKSGDTGGVLEYLQRMQLNDPNFVYAIQVDEDDLITNIFWADAKMMVDYDYFGDVVRFDTTYRKNKEGRPFAMFVGVNNHKQTLIFGAALLYDETAETFMWLFDTFANTMSGKKPKSILTDQDLAMAKALASQWPETHHRLCIWHIYQNAAKHLSSVFEQFKNFAEDFSSIIYDYEDVEDFLIAWKKMLEKYNLQENKWLGRLFDLKEKWALVYGRETFCADITTTQRSESMNNSIKKYVSYKYDLLRFFRHFQRLLDDRRYNESVANFKSSQTTPALSFPVKILRNAAKVYTPAVFKWFQVELCKAHDCTLKLFGEIGTMRIYEVTAHGKRFHHTVTFDSVDNNISCTCKKFEFAGILCSHALKILSTNNIKTIPSQYISKRWTKDIRDQRAKVSCPNANDDDQKAKIARRYRELARLHTELATSAAESDEAYEIAIVALHKTLADVKASLKKKTNQEAPEVVSGDFDDHRVRGIKVKEKIVRKEESIRPKNALEKLLGNKRCKREVDISSRHQREPELDHSNVNSTFNPSLVNSTSAPALENQLNEKVLHINNSTHKPNVLPPQMQFTPPFQYVQVSSSVYFYYYFSGMLV; this comes from the exons ATGGACCACAAATCTCCTGTGCCATCAACACCG GATGTGGAAGCTACGGATAGTTGTGATTGTCAAATATCTAGCAAATTGGAATTTGGGAGTGGTATAGAGTTGAATTGTTCTGTAGAAGTTGAAAATAATGAAGTTGGAGGTAGTGAAGAAAAGTCAGAAGAAGCCACAAAACCTATTGAAACGACTGATTCAATTCATTCTAGAATGCGTCAAGAATTGATTCCTGCAGTTGGTATGGAGTTTGAAACAGAACATGATGCAGATGCTTTTTACAATCAATATGCATATAGATTTGGTTTCAGTACCAGATTAAGTAAGGCACATAAATCCTCCAGTGGCCTATTGAGGGATAGGCTCTTTGTTTGCTCAGCCGAAGGTAAACGTGGAAGAGACAAGCGAAATCCCTATGTCAAATCTCATCGTGCTGAGACAAGATTTGGGTGTAGAGCTAAGATGAAAATTAGGTATGATCTGTTATCCAGAAAGTATAGTGTTGTGGAATTTGTTGCTGATCATACCCATGTGACTACAACTCCTAGTAAGACCCATCTTTTTAGGTCTCATAGGAAAATCTCTCTTGCACAAATTGTTCAAGCTGATATGGCTTACGATTCAGGAATCAATCCAAAAGAAACTCTTGAACTATTAAGTAGACAAGCTGGTGGACGTGAGCATTTGGGATTTATTCCAGAAGATTATAAGAATTATTTACGTTCAAAGCGAACAAGAGAAATGAAGTCAGGGGATACCGGTGGTGTTTTGGAATATCTACAAAGAATGCAGTTGAATGATCCTAATTTTGTTTATGCAATACAAGTGGATGAGGATGATTTGATAACCAATATTTTCTGGGCTGATGCAAAGATGATGGTAGACTATGATTACTTTGGTGATGTGGTAAGGTTTGATACCACTTACAGGAAAAATAAAGAAGGCAGACCTTTTGCGATGTTTGTTGGTGTCAATAATCATAAGCAAACACTTATATTTGGTGCTGCATTGTTATATGATGAGACTGCTGAAACTTTCATGTGGTTATTTGATACCTTTGCAAATACAATGTCTGGAAAGAAACCAAAGAGCATTTTGACTGACCAAGATCTTGCAATGGCTAAAGCATTAGCTTCACAATGGCCAGAAACACATCATCGACTATGCATTTGgcacatatatcaaaatgcaGCTAAGCATCTTAGTAGTGTGTTTGAGCAGTTTAAGAATTTTGCTGAAGACTTTAGCAGTATCATATATGATTATGAAGATGTTGAAGACTTTTTAATTGCTTGGAAGAAGATGCTTGAAAAATACAATCTCCAAGAAAATAAATGGTTAGGCCGGTTATTTGATTTGAAGGAGAAATGGGCCTTAGTTTATGGGCGAGAAACATTCTGCGCAGATATTACCACCACCCAACGCAGTGAAAGCATGAATAATTCTATCAAGAAGTATGTGAGTTACAAGTATGATTTGCTGCGATTTTTTCGTCATTTTCAGAGATTACTTGATGACCGTCGTTATAATGAGTCAGTAGCAAATTTTAAATCAAGTCAGACCACTCCTGCATTGTCATTCCCAGTGAAAATATTAAGGAATGCAGCAAAAGTGTACACACCAGCAGTGTTTAAATGGTTCCAAGTTGAGTTATGTAAAGCTCATGATTGTACCTTGAAGTTATTTGGTGAGATTGGAACGATGCGCATATATGAAGTTACTGCTCATGGAAAGCGTTTCCACCATACAGTAACATTTGACTCGGTTGATAATAATATCTCATGCACTTGTAAGAAGTTTGAGTTTGCTGGAATTTTGTGTTCACATGCTTTAAAGATTTTATCGACAAATAATATCAAGACCATTCCTAGTCAATACATCTCAAAGAGATGGACAAAGGATATTAGAGATCAAAGAGCCAAGGTGTCTTGTCCAAATGCAAATGATGATGACCAGAAAGCAAAAATAGCAAGACGTTACAGAGAATTGGCTCGATTACATACTGAACTTGCAACAAGTGCTGCTGAATCTGATGAAGCTTATGAAATTGCTATAGTGGCCCTTCACAAGACTTTAGCGGATGTTAAggcatctttaaaaaaaaagaccaatCAAGAA GCACCTGAGGTTGTTTCTGGTGATTTTGATGATCATAGGGTTAGAGGAATCAAggttaaagaaaaaattgttcGTAAGGAGGAATCTATTAGACCAAAGAATGCTTTGGAAAAGCTCTTAGGAAACAAAAGGTGTAAGAGAGAGGTAGATATTTCATCAAGACACCAAAGAGAACCAGAATTAGATCATTCCAATGTGAACTCCACATTTAATCCTTCACTTGTTAATTCCACAAGTGCTCCTGCTTTAGAAAATCAATTGAATGAAAAG GTTCTTCATATCAATAATTCAACTCACAAGCCAAATGTTTTGCCTCCACAAATGCAGTTCACACCACCATTTCAATATGTCCAGGTTTCTTCAAGTGTCTATTTTTACTATTACTTTTCTGGCATGCTTGTTTAA
- the LOC112172314 gene encoding pathogen-related protein has translation MASSGVEGDDYRYYLHGEEEKNTKWRYGSPPNYDVVNKLFHEGRTKIWPPGSLEERVQNLVKTWEMELFHKTIDADYKSLDPNNYTFSLNGRKGISLAEKRKLGGGYNSLLQTSLPNEFRCYNPAEETVDSSHRAFTTAFPRGFALEILHVYSGPPEIVYKFRHWGYMESPFKGHAPTGELVELFGMAVFQLDESEKVVSVEFFFDRGELLGGLLKGASIDSYSEEVAPTCPYLRNTG, from the exons ATGGCTTCTTCAGGAGTTGAGGGAGACGATTATCGTTACTATTTGcatggagaagaagagaagaacacCAAATGGAGGTATGGTTCCCCACCAAACTATGATGTTGTCAACAAGCTCTTTCACGAAGGCAGAAccaag ATATGGCCTCCTGGATCACTAGAAGAACGAGTGCAGAACCTTGTAAAGACATGGGAGATGGAGTTGTTTCATAAGACAATTGATGCAGACTATAAATCGCTTGATCCTAATAACTACACATTTAGCCTAAAtg GAAGAAAAGGTATAAGTTTGGCAGAGAAGCGAAAGCTTGGAGGAGGTTACAACTCTTTGCTGCAAACTTCTTTGCCAAATGAGTTCCGGTGCTACAACCCGGCTGAAGAAACCGTGGATTCATCTCATCGGGCTTTCACAACTGCCTTCCCACGCGGTTTTGCTCTCGAGATTCTCCATGTGTATTCTGGTCCCCCAGAAATTGTGTACAAGTTCAGGCACTGGGGTTACATGGAAAGTCCCTTCAAAGGTCATGCCCCTACTGGAGAATTAGTTGAACTCTTTGGGATGGCAGTGTTTCAG TTGGATGAATCTGAGAAAGTTGTGAGTGTTGAGTTCTTTTTCGACCGTGGTGAACTTCTCGGGGGCCTTCTGAAGGGTGCAAGCATCGACAGTTATAGTGAAGAGGTGGCACCAACTTGCCCATACTTGAGGAACACAGGGTAG
- the LOC112172564 gene encoding pathogen-related protein, protein MSTSNMEASGVDQRDKYRSYMYGDGEKNTQWRSGAPPNYDVVNKLFEEGRTKIWPTGSLEERVQNLLKTYEMEISHKANPQDFKSIDPEKFTFVQNGKEPLTIEDITKMGGVYNVDLQSSLPEEFQIYKPAEETAESSHKLFTTTFPRGFAIEVLEVYSGPPVIAYKFRHWSYMEGPFKGYAPTGELVQFFGIAIFRVDEQMRIVKVEFFYDPAELLGGLTKGAKIENCGGNGAKKSSCPILRNK, encoded by the exons ATGTCTACTTCCAACATGGAAGCTTCAGGTGTTGATCAGCGAGACAAGTATCGCTCTTACATGTATGGAGATGGAGAGAAGAACACACAATGGAGATCTGGTGCCCCTCCTAACTACGATGTTGTTAACAAGCTCTTTGAAGAAGGCAGAACcaag ATATGGCCAACTGGGTCACTGGAAGAAAGAGTTCAGAACCTTTTGAAGACATACGAGATGGAGATTTCCCACAAAGCAAACCCTCAGGACTTCAAATCTATTGATCCAGAAAAGTTCACTTTCGTCCAGAATG GGAAAGAACCACTGACTATTGAAGATATTACGAAAATGGGTGGAGTCTATAATGTAGATCTGCAAAGCTCTCTACCTGAGGAGTTTCAGATCTACAAACCAGCAGAGGAAACAGCAGAATCGTCTCATAAGCTTTTCACCACTACTTTTCCACGTGGATTTGCAATCGAGGTCCTTGAGGTCTATTCCGGTCCGCCGGTGATAGCCTACAAGTTCAGGCACTGGTCTTACATGGAAGGTCCTTTCAAAGGGTATGCCCCTACTGGAGAATTGGTTCAATTCTTTGGCATTGCAATTTTCAGG GTGGATGAGCAGATGAGAATTGTAAAGGTGGAGTTCTTTTACGATCCTGCAGAACTTCTTGGAGGGCTGACGAAGGGTGCCAAAATTGAAAACTGTGGTGGGAATGGTGCAAAAAAAAGTAGCTGCCCTATCCTTAGGAACAAATAA
- the LOC112171307 gene encoding aldo/keto reductase slr0942-like — protein sequence MKGKVGLPRNYFVLNTGDKIPAIGLGTWRSGGDLCVQAVKTALSVGYPHIDCAHLYGNEVEVGEALAGAFKGSLKREDVERNRRSRERDEDEICSLDLLGAKGPRFGRKPKPHLAERARHLAVMRLIGRLALS from the exons ATGAAAGGAAAGGTAGGATTACCAAGGAATTACTTTGTGTTGAACACAGGAGATAAAATTCCAGCCATTGGACTTGGGACATGGCGGAGTGGTGGAGACCTTTGTGTTCAAGCTGTGAAAACAGCATTATCAGTAGGTTACCCACATATAGATTGTGCACATCTTTATGGTAATGAGGTTGAAGTTGGTGAGGCATTAGCTGGAGCATTTAAGGGTTCACTGAAGAGGGAAGATGttgaaagaaacagaagaagcaGAGAAAGGGATGAGGATGAgatct GTAGTCTTGATTTGCTTGGAGCCAAAGGTCCTCGGTTTGGACGAAAGCCCAAACCTCACTTGGCCGAACGAGCACGACACTTGGCAGTTATGAGGTTGATAGGACGACTGGCCTTGTCTTGA
- the LOC112171306 gene encoding verprolin-like, whose protein sequence is MDKNYTISHFRQNSSSAGNHLRQSLPAAATNHTCRLCWLPPLIAAALPPPNSPPLATTAELGAPSLLNFGPPLNSWSPPSSSSLLSSESPPIPISPLSSVISAKLQVNAKLSRASPLAKHHRRPPPAQPSGNPPPAQTSVGTRQPLGTTPPAPTVTSSACLPSSGSNLGGSARTQSAAFFFFFAAQLHSAAHSSAKHQRPASLRRATTPPPDNPLAPSTTSAELVVSAELQLSTELRVSADPQLSTELGDLRQAPGERQAQPSITAGQTPEAATSCTTQR, encoded by the exons ATGGACAAGAATTACACGATAAG ccACTTCCGCCAGAACTCCTCCTCCGCTGGAAACCATCTCCGCCAGTCCCTACCAGCAGCAGCAACCAACCACACCTGCAGACTCTGCTGGCTTCCTCCGCTCATTGCAGCGGCCCTACCTCCGCCCAACTCACCTCCGCTGGCCACCACCGCCGAACTCGGAGCTCCAAGTCTGCTGAACTTCGGACCTCCGCTGAACTCATGGTCTCCGCCGAGCTCTAGCTCTCTACTGAGCTCCGAGTCTCCGCCGATCCCCATCTCTCCACTGAGCTCGGTGATCTCCGCCAAGCTCCAGGTGAATGCCAAGCTCAGCCGAGCATCACCGCTGGCCAAACACCACAGGCGGCCACCGCCTGCACAACCCAGCGGTAACCCACCGCCAGCTCAAACTTCAGTAGGTACCCGCCAACCTCTAGGTACAACTCCGCCGGCACCGACGGTTACCAGCTCCGCTTGCCTTCCCAGCTCCGGCAGCAACCTCGGTGGCTCCGCTAGGACCCAGTCAgcggcatttttttttttttttgccgccCAGCTCCATTCAGCAGCACATTCCTCCGCTAAACACCAGCGGCCAGCCAGCCTCCGCCGAGCTACAACACCGCCGCCAGACAACCCACTAGCTCCATCAACGACCTCCGCCGAACTCGTGGTCTCCGCCGAGCTCCAGCTCTCTACTGAGCTCCGAGTCTCCGCCGATCCCCAGCTCTCCACTGAGCTCGGTGATCTCCGCCAAGCTCCAGGTGAACGCCAAGCTCAGCCGAGCATCACCGCTGGCCAAACACCAGAGGCGGCCACCTCCTGCACAACCCAGCGGTAA